In a single window of the Streptomyces sp. CGMCC 4.7035 genome:
- a CDS encoding CBS domain-containing protein: MRHDKVGSVMTTEVVRAEYGTPFKEVARLLAEHRISGLPVVDEDEKVIGVLSETDLMTRQAQAPDLYRTRRRFPAVALTKPAKRRAAKARARTAGQLMTEPPVTVRADNTVAEAARTMVERGVERLPVVDEEDRLVGIVTRRDLLRVFLRPDREIHDEVVEEVLERTLWLTPGSVDVSVTEGVVTLAGRLERKSDAEIAVSMTPRIDGVVAVVDQLTYRLDDSHLQPARQGPHGVTEDWLRSL; this comes from the coding sequence ATGAGGCACGACAAGGTCGGCTCCGTGATGACCACGGAGGTCGTCCGAGCCGAGTACGGCACCCCGTTCAAGGAAGTGGCACGGCTGCTCGCCGAACACCGGATCAGCGGACTGCCGGTCGTCGACGAGGACGAGAAGGTCATTGGTGTCCTGTCCGAAACCGATCTGATGACTCGTCAGGCACAGGCCCCCGATCTCTACCGGACGCGGCGTCGCTTCCCCGCCGTGGCACTGACGAAGCCGGCCAAGCGGCGCGCCGCCAAGGCCCGGGCCCGCACCGCCGGCCAGCTCATGACCGAGCCGCCCGTCACCGTGCGGGCCGACAACACCGTCGCCGAGGCCGCCCGGACCATGGTCGAGCGGGGCGTGGAACGGCTGCCCGTCGTGGACGAGGAGGACCGGCTCGTCGGCATCGTCACCCGCCGCGATCTGCTCCGGGTCTTCCTGCGGCCCGACCGGGAGATCCACGACGAGGTGGTCGAGGAGGTGCTGGAACGCACGCTGTGGCTGACCCCCGGCAGCGTCGACGTCTCCGTGACGGAGGGCGTCGTCACCCTCGCCGGCCGGCTGGAGCGCAAGAGCGACGCGGAGATCGCCGTTTCGATGACTCCTCGGATCGACGGCGTCGTGGCCGTGGTCGACCAGCTCACCTACCGGCTGGACGACTCCCACCTGCAGCCCGCGCGACAAGGGCCGCACGGAGTCACCGAGGACTGGCTGCGCAGCCTGTGA
- the ppdK gene encoding pyruvate, phosphate dikinase, with protein sequence MSTLTTYVYAFAEGGREMADLLGGKGAGLAEMTRLGLPVPPGFTVTTEACRIYLATGQEPLGLAAEEARALAVLEQAMSRTLGAPDDPLLVSVRSGARFSMPGMMETILDIGLNDRSVTGLAKASGQERFAWDSYRRLVQMFGRTVMGVDGDLFEQAIAARKAQRGTRDDHDLDAGELALLAEEFKAIIRRETGEDFPQDPAEQLRRAVRAVFDSWNGERARVYRRRERIPEDLGTAVNVQAMVFGNLGPDSGTGVAFTRDPATGARGVYGDYLPDAQGEDVVSGVRDAVPLDQLKVLDPRAYVELGDHLRTLECHYRDLCDVEFTIERGRLWILQTRVGKRTAEAAFRIAHDLRAEETITADEALARVDGTELARLMFPRFDTTPADMPLAHGVAASPGAAVGVAVFDSAEARRRAAEGQYTVLVRRETTPDDLPGMIAAQAVLTSRGGKTSHAAVVARGMGKVCVCGAESLTVDPVARRFTTDTGVVVREGDTVSVDGTAGTVHLGALPLTASDVGRALETGESTGPLTEAVLATLAHADSVRRLQVRANADTPEDAARARALGAQGIGLCRTEHMFLGERRKLVEAMILARDDTAREQSLAALLPLQRADFTGILEAMDGLPVTIRLIDPPLHEFLPDRTELAVRLASSAHPDVHDRELLAAVERLHEQNPMLGLRGVRLGLAVPGLMAMQVRAIAEAVAHRLDVGGRPHAEIMIPLVGTVEELRLARTEAERVLAEVTARTGRGLDLPIGTMIELPRAALTAGSIAEAADFFSFGTNDLTQTTWGLSRDDAEASFFPLYLEKGIFSVSPFETIDHEGVGRLVELAVEAGHAVKPSLQTGVCGEHGGDPESIHFFHRAGLDYVSCSPFRIPAARLEAGRAAVAGIESSDSR encoded by the coding sequence ATGAGCACGCTGACGACGTACGTGTACGCGTTCGCTGAGGGCGGCCGGGAGATGGCCGACCTGCTCGGCGGCAAGGGAGCAGGACTGGCCGAGATGACCCGGCTCGGGCTGCCCGTGCCGCCGGGCTTCACCGTCACGACCGAGGCCTGCAGGATCTACCTGGCCACAGGACAGGAACCGCTCGGACTCGCTGCCGAAGAGGCCCGCGCCCTGGCCGTCCTGGAGCAGGCCATGAGCCGCACGCTCGGCGCTCCGGACGACCCGCTGCTGGTGTCCGTACGGTCGGGAGCCCGCTTCTCGATGCCCGGCATGATGGAGACCATCCTCGACATCGGGCTGAACGACCGGTCGGTCACCGGACTCGCCAAGGCGTCCGGCCAGGAACGGTTCGCGTGGGACTCCTACCGGCGGCTCGTGCAGATGTTCGGCCGCACCGTGATGGGCGTGGACGGTGACCTGTTCGAGCAGGCCATCGCCGCTCGCAAGGCGCAGCGCGGGACACGCGACGACCACGACCTCGACGCCGGAGAACTCGCCCTTCTCGCCGAGGAGTTCAAGGCGATCATCCGCCGGGAGACGGGCGAGGACTTCCCCCAGGACCCCGCGGAGCAGCTGCGCCGCGCCGTCCGCGCGGTCTTCGACTCCTGGAACGGCGAACGCGCCCGCGTCTACCGCCGTCGCGAGCGCATCCCCGAGGACCTCGGCACCGCCGTCAACGTGCAGGCGATGGTCTTCGGCAACCTCGGACCCGACTCCGGCACCGGCGTCGCCTTCACCCGCGACCCGGCCACCGGCGCCCGAGGCGTGTACGGCGACTACCTGCCCGACGCCCAAGGCGAGGACGTCGTCTCCGGGGTCCGCGACGCCGTACCCCTCGACCAACTGAAGGTTCTCGATCCGCGCGCGTACGTCGAACTCGGTGACCACCTGCGCACCTTGGAGTGCCACTACCGGGACCTGTGCGACGTCGAGTTCACCATCGAGCGCGGCCGGCTGTGGATCCTGCAGACCCGCGTCGGCAAGCGCACCGCCGAGGCCGCCTTCCGCATCGCCCACGACCTGCGCGCGGAGGAGACGATCACGGCCGACGAGGCACTGGCCCGCGTGGACGGCACCGAGCTGGCCCGGCTGATGTTCCCCCGCTTCGACACCACCCCCGCCGACATGCCCCTGGCTCACGGCGTGGCCGCCTCGCCCGGCGCGGCGGTCGGCGTGGCCGTTTTCGACTCCGCCGAGGCGCGCCGCCGGGCCGCCGAGGGGCAGTACACCGTCCTCGTCCGTCGGGAAACGACCCCCGACGACCTGCCCGGGATGATCGCCGCGCAGGCCGTCCTCACCAGCCGGGGCGGCAAGACCAGCCACGCCGCCGTCGTCGCACGCGGCATGGGAAAGGTGTGCGTGTGCGGCGCCGAGTCGCTCACCGTCGACCCGGTCGCCCGCCGCTTCACCACGGATACGGGAGTCGTCGTACGCGAGGGCGACACCGTCTCCGTCGACGGCACCGCGGGCACCGTGCACCTCGGCGCCCTGCCGCTGACCGCGTCCGATGTGGGCCGCGCGCTGGAGACCGGCGAGAGCACCGGCCCGCTGACCGAGGCCGTCCTCGCCACCCTGGCCCACGCGGACTCCGTCCGCCGCCTCCAGGTGCGGGCCAACGCCGACACCCCCGAGGACGCCGCACGCGCCCGCGCGCTCGGCGCCCAGGGCATCGGCCTGTGCCGCACCGAGCACATGTTCCTCGGCGAGCGCAGGAAACTGGTCGAGGCGATGATCCTGGCCCGTGACGACACCGCCCGGGAGCAATCCCTGGCGGCACTGCTGCCGCTCCAGCGAGCGGACTTCACCGGCATCCTGGAGGCGATGGACGGGCTGCCGGTGACCATCCGGCTCATCGACCCGCCGCTGCACGAGTTCCTGCCCGACCGCACCGAGTTGGCCGTCCGGCTCGCGAGCAGCGCCCACCCCGACGTCCACGACCGCGAACTGCTGGCCGCCGTCGAGCGACTGCACGAGCAGAACCCGATGCTGGGCCTGCGCGGCGTCCGGCTCGGCCTCGCGGTCCCCGGTCTCATGGCCATGCAGGTCAGGGCGATCGCGGAGGCCGTCGCCCACCGCCTGGACGTGGGTGGCCGCCCGCACGCCGAGATCATGATCCCGCTCGTCGGCACGGTCGAGGAACTGAGGCTGGCCAGGACAGAGGCGGAACGCGTGCTCGCCGAAGTCACCGCCCGGACCGGCCGAGGCCTGGACCTTCCGATCGGCACGATGATCGAACTGCCCCGCGCGGCGCTCACCGCCGGGTCCATCGCCGAGGCCGCCGACTTCTTCTCCTTCGGCACCAACGACCTGACCCAGACCACCTGGGGCCTGTCCCGCGACGATGCCGAGGCCTCCTTCTTCCCGCTCTACCTGGAGAAGGGCATCTTCAGCGTCTCGCCTTTCGAGACGATCGATCACGAGGGTGTCGGCAGGCTCGTGGAGCTGGCCGTCGAAGCGGGCCACGCCGTCAAGCCGTCGCTGCAGACCGGGGTGTGCGGCGAGCACGGCGGAGACCCGGAGTCCATCCACTTCTTCCACCGTGCCGGTCTCGACTACGTCTCCTGCTCGCCCTTCCGTATCCCGGCCGCCCGCCTGGAGGCCGGACGTGCGGCTGTCGCCGGCATCGAGAGCAGCGACAGCAGGTGA
- a CDS encoding universal stress protein, translating into MPAPVIAGVDGSPESLAAAEWAAREAVRRDRPLRLIHAWDWYPRPHDGEPANAAQRQLAMRALRRAGDRIRGAVPGVRLTGQQVEGPATAALLKAAEQAELLVLGSRGLTGLAGFLVGSVSLGVVARATGPLVLVKGEEQAEDEHFPAEDRGAPARTGYRNVVLGLDVKDPCDEVIEFAFEAAMLRQARLRVVHAWQPPSALGLGPGDIALVDDPYRADEWDGFVSAVLQPWRDKYPDVEVVETVVPEKATTALVRAASGAGLLVVGRRLVDRPAIARTGPVTHAVIHHVGCPVAVVPHH; encoded by the coding sequence ATGCCCGCACCCGTCATCGCGGGAGTCGACGGATCGCCCGAGAGCCTGGCCGCCGCGGAATGGGCGGCCCGTGAGGCGGTGCGCCGCGACCGGCCACTGCGACTGATCCACGCCTGGGACTGGTATCCGCGCCCGCACGACGGCGAGCCTGCGAACGCCGCACAGCGGCAGCTCGCGATGCGGGCGCTGCGCCGGGCAGGGGACCGGATCCGCGGCGCGGTCCCCGGCGTCCGCCTCACGGGGCAGCAGGTCGAGGGCCCGGCGACCGCCGCTTTGCTGAAGGCCGCCGAGCAGGCGGAACTGCTGGTCCTGGGCTCGCGTGGCCTGACCGGCCTCGCCGGGTTCCTGGTGGGCTCCGTGTCCCTGGGCGTGGTGGCTCGGGCCACCGGCCCCCTCGTCCTGGTCAAGGGGGAGGAACAGGCCGAGGACGAGCACTTCCCGGCCGAGGACCGCGGCGCCCCGGCGCGTACCGGCTACCGGAACGTGGTGCTCGGTCTCGACGTCAAGGACCCGTGCGACGAAGTGATCGAGTTCGCCTTCGAGGCGGCCATGCTGCGGCAGGCCCGGCTCCGCGTGGTGCACGCCTGGCAGCCGCCGTCCGCCCTCGGCCTGGGCCCCGGTGACATCGCCCTGGTGGACGACCCCTACCGGGCGGATGAGTGGGACGGCTTCGTGTCCGCCGTGCTCCAGCCCTGGCGGGACAAGTACCCCGACGTCGAGGTCGTGGAGACGGTCGTACCGGAAAAGGCCACGACCGCGCTGGTGCGGGCGGCCTCCGGCGCCGGCCTGCTCGTCGTGGGCCGCCGGCTCGTGGACCGGCCGGCGATTGCGCGTACGGGCCCCGTGACCCACGCCGTGATCCACCACGTCGGCTGCCCCGTTGCCGTCGTCCCCCACCACTGA